In one Bombus fervidus isolate BK054 chromosome 16, iyBomFerv1, whole genome shotgun sequence genomic region, the following are encoded:
- the Eloa gene encoding transcription elongation factor elongin A isoform X2, whose translation MFILHCISKLSSLPVTVQHLQETGVGRTVNALRKYDGGIGDAAKALVAKWKAMVASEGTSEGEDEDEACVPDAPESYSDSRESPKGAEENPERYKTEGGGKHVHRHKSEKNEISCNNKYTSKHESKLKSVEDQSISNSDITKNSTSDLEKQKKHDKTKHSHKNELGSDKKSSKDTKSACKKDETHSSKHRSHSKTNNTEKHSNRPMDSNNLLKSSDEAHKRKSDDSNSMNKESKRRKISDSDSDESKSRVYPHVSYSFEKHNNSTILNSVKMKEEPKDKDMLIKSEIKHEKKDSHDKSKSTCSKNRTDSSSCKLKQTYEKQKHKSDIHTNHNKDETKHSDQHSNKDSSESKHHSSSYKKHHDKNKNRYKKEEHKDGKDKDENKSNKDSKYSKHGSKESKDLVKLKQEINGDEGIDCHSGASFAEALGMCTMAPTSKKRTNSSPNTSTAKMFKAEQSTASNKKIAVRSESTSDILQTPSLLTTNMKLEPLSVDLASTLPEISPNYKPLPYVNPVHRKEEDKALTDVMYVKNQRTKVYSGNKSGYTTVPTLFEICTRVLIENIDAIEFTGGVPFYIIKPVLERATADQLFMLEHHNPYLVEDTDKLWQYHCNREFRNKQREEMETWREMYMRCLDEREEKLKTLTANIKQSIDKSVPVRSTKLAYVDNVVKPPRNVLKKQVKYGTANSVPNTVSTIKKKLISGGGPTAATNISVPSPPVSRTKSSKKTKAPLMAKALQLIKGRYKR comes from the exons atgttt ATACTTCATTGTATTTCAAAACTATCGAGTCTGCCTGTAACAGTGCAGCATCTTCAAGAAACTGGTGTAGGACGCACAGTAAATGCTTTGAGGAAATATGATGGTGGTATAGGAGATGCTGCTAAGGCGCTTGTTGCAAAATGGAAAGCAATGGTTGCTAGTGAAGGAACTAGTGAAGGTGAAGATGAAGATGAAGCATGTGTTCCTGATGCACCTGAGAGCTATAGTGACAGTCGTGAGTCTCCAAAAGGAGCTGAGGAGAATCCTGAAAG GTATAAAACTGAAGGAGGTGGAAAACATGTTCATAGACATAAGTcagaaaagaacgaaatatCATGCAACAATAAATATACTTCTAAACATGAATCCAAATTGAAATCTGTTGAAGATCAGTCAATAAGTAATAGTGATATTACTAAAAATTCAACTAGTGAtctagaaaaacaaaaaaagcaTGATAAAACTAAACATAGCCATAAAAATGAATTGGGAAGTGATAAAAAATCTTCAAAGGATACTAAAAGTGCCTGTAAGAAAGATGAAACTCACAGTTCTAAACATCGTAGTCATAGTAAGACTAATAACACAGAAAAACATTCTAATAGACCTATGGATAGTAATAACTTACTCAAAAGTAGCGACGAGGCTCATAAACGCAAAAGTGATGATTCAAATAGTATGAACAAAGAAAGtaaacgaaggaaaatttcAGATAGTGACAGTGATGAAAGTAAATCTCGTGTGTATCCTCATGTATCCTATAGTTTTGAAAAGCATAATAATAGTACCATATTAAATTCagttaaaatgaaagaagagcCTAAGGATAAAGATATGTTAAttaaaagtgaaattaaaCATGAAAAGAAAGACTCTCATGACAAATCAAAGAGCACCTGTAGCAAAAATCGGACTGATTCATCTAGTTGTAAATTAAAACAGACATATGAAAAACAGAAACATAAAAGTGATATACATACAAATCATAATAAAGATGAAACTAAACATAGTGATCAGCATTCTAATAAGGATTCTTCAGAATCAAAACATCACAGTTCCTCTTATAAGAAACATcatgataaaaacaaaaatagataTAAGAAAGAGGAGCATAAGGATGGGAAAGATaaagacgaaaataaaagcaataaaGATTCAAAGTATTCAAAACATGGATCAAAAGAATCAAAGGATTTGGTAAAATTGAAGCAAGAAATAAATGGAGACGAGGGAATAGATTGTCATTCAG GTGCCAGTTTTGCAGAAGCATTAGGTATGTGTACAATGGCTCCGACATCTAAAAAACGTACTAACAGCTCTCCAAATACAAGTACAGCAAAAATGTTCAAAGCAGAACAATCAACTGCAAGTAATAAAAAGATAGCAGTGAGAAGTGAATCAACAAGTGATATTTTACAG ACACCATCTCTTTTAACAACAAATATGAAGTTAGAGCCATTAAGTGTAGATTTGGCATCTACATTACCAGAGATTAGCCCTAATTACAAGCCACTGCCATATGTTAATCCTGTTCATCgcaaagaagaagataaagCTCTTACAGATGTAATGTATGTTAAAAATCAAAG gaCAAAAGTATATTCAGGAAATAAATCTGGTTATACAACAGTACCAACTTTGTTTGAGATATGTACAAGGGTATTGATAGAGAATATCGATG CAATTGAATTTACTGGTGGTGTGCctttttatatcataaaaCCTGTTCTTGAACGTGCAACAGCAGATCAGTTATTTATGTTGGAACATCATAATCCCTATTTGGTTGAAGACACAGATAAATTATGGCAATATCACTGTAATCgtgaatttagaaataaacaaagagaagaaatggaaacatGGCGTGAGATGTATATG cGATGTTTAGacgaacgagaagaaaaattgaaaacgcTCACagctaatataaaacaatcaaTAGACAAATCTGTACCAGTAAGATCCACTAAACTTGCATATGTAGATAATGTTGTTAAACCTCCAAGAAATGTTCTTAAAAAGCAAGTTAAATATGGCACTGCAAATTCTGTACCTAATACTGTATCtactataaaaaagaaattaattagtgGTGGAGGACCAACAGCTGCTACAAATATTTCCGTTCCATCACCACCTGTATCACGTACAAAATCat caaaaaaaacaaaagcacCACTAATGGCAAAAGctttacaattaataaaagGGCGATATAAACGGTAG
- the LOC139995862 gene encoding uncharacterized protein: protein MSEHDDTLLDEDLGDEEYDLGNDEEEALLADDYEVERQNSYKGEEETDDVLDLGVTDALDDLDGEDENIEFSRSKTDRSNDNDFYDDGNQLEAQSKYYEQDEINEYKSEQTRQNDEFSTIDNINTSNNIEKGDLREKLQKNAKIYSGNGQGLEDDECEEAKERRNRFQNERTIVSSKMNNHIPDTLENVVTSEPSKLASRGRGRGRSTRGNRGGRFNTQNSGNFNPRFGNARNANFDNQPPPVCRPPLLETWPLFFLGVPNNMQNQQIVYQQQNSQVQPFQHYSPNGSLQGPSHFVDNRPQFNPNQFQNQVGPRTMGTRVDYGPRGGLSGSLQGPSYSHPSNQPPYVQIQPSPVGASTAPFQNSASLMQDNQARLMQNNQGPLLQGNPGGTLLGNLNSVVPGTSTAPLLQGNQPLPMQGYPRQASSQGPLINHPNVNQIPNQPPFENRPPFQEAAQFENRSVYDSRSGYSDQVPTSQFNTNTLPVPQQSTSNVPNVPLPPGHKILINPHFRGAVQSTNDARLAWDSNQQTPNLSSQVPTGQFSQLAIPYQNQSSYNQTQQEPPHYQQNYQQNKSDDPYAYFSDVWQENKPQKNQTGTQSKQYPLESSYLRDDSYESSSKYKSDQGDQKNNYPQDHRGTHQNYRDKDLSSKTRNDHVSKGKICSSTAYRENYDQNHVQKSSNRPVNTSIRTRLPQKRVPNSVDRPLRDLSPKRVKLSNRNLQEVRTVDMLNNTNNDKKDEENDPEMQEYRKKMEEQKRLREKILREKENRRKMAAMEKQNDETKNENTLNENAQDAKPVSALMGVVKDASINKGHNNTGRGRARPINTQSTEVAEKSSCIRIVRTIQTIQPNDSIDSTKDSNSGHTINQGNEHTKVLNSQSGTRRIVIQKPLLNTQKVATTIQKTVSNLQKGQLLMQNKLVNVAQCPTQRIGQNQADVLRKLANIGQKVAGTSQRIVKQKSPGNLQKTVINVQEVTNTNAKKVVVNTQSNQRVVLQKSPIQQKKIPEIKTNTVKVENLAASTSEAQIRRMCQGIGTIESIQMGERSATIVFKTQSAAMVFHKKYQRKMLDLSLITVRLVPQSSGTKTTTTVIKVS from the exons ATGTCGGAACA TGATGATACCCTATTGGACGAAGATCTTGGAGATGAAGAATATGATCTAGGCAATGATGAAGAAGAGGCTCTTTTAGCAGACGACTATGAAGTGGAGAGG CAGAATAGCTATAAGGGAGAAGAGGAAACAGATGATGTACTGGACTTAGGAGTAACCGACGCACTTGACGACTTAGATGGTGAAGATGAAAACATAGAGTTTAGTAGGAGCAAAACTGATAGAAGCAACGACAATGATTTTTACGACGACGGAAATCAGCTAGAAGCCCAATCGAAGTATTACGAACAAGatgaaattaatgaatataaaagcGAACAAACCCGACAAAACGATGAATTTTCTACAATTGATAACATcaatacttcgaataataTCGAAAAGGGAGATCTACGGGAGAAGCTAcagaaaaatgcaaaaatctATTCTGGAAATGGACAGGGATTGGAAGATGACGAATGCGAAGAAGCTAAAGAAAGGAGGAACAGATTTCAAAATGAAAGAACTATCGTTTCTTCGAAAATGAATAACCATATACCGGATACTTTGGAGAACGTGGTAACATCCGAACCATCCAAGCTAGCATCTAGAGGCCGTGGAAGAGGTCGAAGTACAAGAGGAAATCGCGGTGGAAGATTTAATACACAAAATTCGGGAAATTTTAATCCAAG GTTCGGTAATGCACGCAACGCAAACTTCGATAATCAACCACCACCAGTATGCAGGCCACCTTTACTCGAGACCTGGCCACTATTTTTCCTCGGAGTACCAAACAATATGCAAAACCAACAGATTGTTTATCAGCAACAAAATTCTCAAGTACAACCCTTCCAGCATTATTCTCCAAACGGTTCGCTCCAAGGCCCATCGCATTTTGTAGATAACAGACCACAATTCAATCCTAATCAATTTCAAAATCAAGTGGGTCCTAGAACAATGGGTACAAGAGTAGATTACGGACCTCGAGGTGGCTTGTCAGGATCGCTTCAAGGACCGTCTTACAGCCATCCATCGAATCAACCACCTTATGTCCAAATTCAACCGTCGCCAGTTGGTGCGAGTACGGCCCCGTTTCAAAATTCAGCTTCCCTTATGCAAGATAATCAAGCTCGGCTGATGCAAAACAATCAAGGCCCATTGTTGCAAGGGAATCCTGGAGGAACGCTTCTTGGAAATCTGAATTCAGTCGTACCTGGAACATCGACCGCGCCATTGTTACAGGGCAATCAACCGTTACCTATGCAAGGATATCCACGTCAAGCTTCTTCCCAAGGGCCACTTATTAACCATCCTAACGTCAATCAAATACCAAATCAACCACCTTTCGAGAATAGACCACCTTTTCAAGAAGCAGCTCAATTTGAAAACCGATCCGTTTACGATTCGAGGTCCGGATATTCCGATCAAGTACCTACCAGTCAATTTAATACTAATACGTTACCCGTACCGCAACAATCCACTTCCAATGTACCCAATGTACCTTTACCTCCAGGGCACAAGATTTTAATCAATCCTCACTTTCGAGGAGCCGTTCAGTCGACGAACGATG CAAGACTCGCATGGGATTCCAATCAGCAAACACCTAATTTATCATCTCAAGTTCCTACTGGCCAATTCTCACAACTCGCTATCCCATATCAGAATCAAAGTTCGTATAATCAAACCCAACAAGAACCGCCGCATTATCAACAAAATTATCAACAAAATAAAAGCGAC GATCCTTATGCATACTTTTCCGATGTATGGCAAGAAAATAAACCGCAGAAAAATCAAACTGGAACTCAGAGTAAACAGTATCCTTTAGAAAGTAGTTACTTGCGAGATGATAGCTATGAATCCAGTTCGAAATATAAATCAGATCAGGGGgatcaaaaaaataattatccacAG GATCACAGAGGAACCCATCAAAATTATCGCGATAAAGATTTGTCGTCGAAAACCAGAAACGATCATGTTTCGAAGGGTAAGATTTGCTCGTCAACCGCGTATCGTGAGAATTATGATCAAAATCATGTACAGAAATCTAGCAACAGACCAGTGAATACTTCGATAAGAACTAGATTACCACAAAAAAGAgttcccaactctgtagacagacCTTTACGTGATTTGAGCCCAAAGCGAGTAAAGCTTAGCAACAGAAATCTTCAAGAAGTACGAACAGTGGATATGTTAAACAATACGAATAATGACAAAAAG gaCGAAGAAAACGACCCAGAAATGCAGGAATATAGAAAAAAGATGGAGGAACAGAAACGGCTTAGAGAAAAGATCTTGCGAGAGAAGGaaaatcgacgaaaaatggctgcaatggagaaacaaaatgatgaaactaaaaacgaaaatacgt TAAATGAAAATGCACAGGATGCTAAACCTGTATCAGCACTTATGGGAGTAGTAAAAGATGCATCCATAAACAAAGGACATAACAATACTGGAAGAGGACGTGCTCGTCCTATCAATACACAATCTACAGAG GTTGCAGAGAAATCATCCTGTATACGAATTGTCAGGACAATACAAACTATACAACCCAATGATTCCATAGATTCTACAAAAGACAGTAATTCTGGACATACGATTAATCAAGGAAATGAACATACAAAAGTATTAAATTCCCAATCTGGAACGCGAAGAATTGTAATTCAGAAACCTTTACTAAATACACAAAAGGTTGCCACTACTATACAAAAAACAGTATCAAATCTGCAGAAAGGTCAACTGTTAATGCAAAACAAGTTAGTTAATGTTGCTCAATGTCCAACTCAAAGGATCGGTCAAAATCAAGCTgatgttttaagaaaattagcAAATATAGGACAGAAAGTTGCTGGTACTTCGCAAAGAATTGTTAAACAAAAATCACCAGGAAATCTTCAAAAAACTGTGATTAATGTACAAGAAGTAACGAATACCAATGCAAAAAAGGTTGTTGTTAATACACAAAGTAACCAAAGAGTTGTACTACAAAAATCTCCTATACAACAGAAAAAAATACcggaaataaaaacaaatactGTAAAGGTAGAGAATTTAGCAGCAAGCACGTCCGAAGCGCAAATTAGACGTATGTGCCAAGGCATTGGAACAATTGAG AGCATACAAATGGGTGAGCGCAGCGCAACGATTGTGTTTAAGACGCAGTCTGCTGCTATGGTGTTTCACAAGAAATACCAGCGCAAAATGCTTGACCTTTCGCTGATAACCGTTCGCCTTGTACCGCAATCAAGCGGAACTAAGACCACTACCACAGTTATAAAAGTTTCTTAA
- the LOC139995896 gene encoding GTP-binding protein 10 homolog codes for MVVLTRILYYAAKLPRKYMRQGLIDSLRIHVTGGTGGSGLPAYGGIGGAGGNVYLVSKERLTLRTVKYKLENMKLKAGTGGDSSKKGLIGIPGTDLNIRVPIGITVYDQNRIKLGTMNSKDTKLVVATGGIGGCERTGYCGLKGESRTIVLDLQLLADVGLIGFPNAGKSTFLNAISKAKSKIADYPFTTIKPQLGIIKYKDHRQISVADLPGLIEGAHINKGMGHRFLKHIERTKLLLFILDIQGCQFSIRHKHRSCLETVLLLNKEIELYNPDLLDRPAMMIVNKMDTSRANEIYNEIKLKLNNLSEFLSEFDESIRPKRVLQFDDIITTSLILQNADEIREIKTKIRHIIDKYEEAKISVQDMDSNEDCLRTKLKKQMQQYAPTFV; via the exons atGGTTGTATTAAcacgaattttatattatgcagCAAAG ttaCCAAGGAAATATATGCGACAAGGCTTAATTGACAGTTTACGTATTCACGTAACTGGAGGCACCGGCGGTTCTGGATTACCTGCTTATGGTGGAATAGGCGGAGCAGGCGGAAATGTATATCTTGTCTCAAAAGAAAGATTAACATTACGAACTGTTAAATACAAACTAGAAAACATGAAATTGAAAGCAGGAACAGGAGGCGATAGTAGCAAAAAAGGGCTCATTGGAATACCTGGAACAGACTTAAATATAAGGGTTCCAATTGGTATCACCGTTTATGACCAAAATCGCATTAAACTTG GTACAATGAATTCAAAGGATACAAAATTGGTAGTTGCTACAGGTGGAATAGGGGGATGTGAAAGGACAGGCTATTGTGGTCTTAAAGGTGAAAGTCGTACTATAGTTCTTGATCTTCAGTTACTTGCTGATGTTGGTTTGATAGGTTTTCCAAATGCAGGGAAGAGTACATTTCTAAATGCAATCTCAAAAGCTAAATCAAAGATTGCAGATTATCCAT TTACAACTATAAAACCACAATTAggtattataaagtataaagatCACAGACAGATTTCAGTTGCAGATTTACCAGGTTTAATTGAAGGTGCACATATTAATAAAGGAATGGGTCATAGATTCTTAAAACACAtagaaagaacaaaattacTGCTCTTTATTTTAGACATTCAGGGATGTCAATTTTCTATAAGACATAAACATAGATCTTGTCTAGAAACTGtgcttttattaaataagGAAATTGAACTTTATAATCCTGATTTGCTAGATAGACCTGCAATGATGATAGTAAATAAAATGGATACAAGTAGAGCAAATGAAAtctataatgaaattaaactaaaattaaataatttatcagaaTTTCTCTCAGAATTTGATGAATCAATTCGACCAAAAAGAGTATTACAATTTGATGATATTATAACAACatctttaattttacaaaatgcaGATGAGATAcgtgaaattaaaacaaagattAGACatattattgataaatatgAAGAAGCAAAAATTTCCGTTCAAGATATGGATTCAAATGAAGATTGTTTACGTACAAagttaaaaaaacaaatgcaGCAATATGCGCCGACATTTGTATAA
- the Tcs4 gene encoding threonyl-carbamoyl synthesis 4, translated as MFNLKLRMAYNTGLLFHKCLYKHSTNNVKFLYLHKRNLKLVQNFFHSKPTVILGIESSCDDTACGIVDANGQILGEAISSQHLTHLNLGGIIPSVARVLHKKNITETCENALRAANLKLKDIDAIATTVKPGLPMSLRVGTQFGKYLAQIGKKPLIPIHHMEAHALTARMNREIDFPYLILLVSGAHCLLAIVDNVNKFYLLGTSVNNAPGEVFDKVARRLKLKNIPEFSTLNGGLAIEIAANKASNIEQFLFPAVMTRYRDCNFSFSGHLTLCRKYIELEEKNHNIVGDAVIPDAYNLCAALQLAMVTHICHRTQRAMEFINKMSLFPKNKRTLVISGGVACNNFLAKALNIVSTELGYSFIRTPPKLCTDNGTMIAWNGIEKWIADVDIIRNPNEIEKIEIEKTAPLGENWIKKIEAADLRCEWIKIKKKLF; from the exons atgtttaatttaaaattgagaATGGCATATAATACAGGCTTATTGTTTCACAAATGCTTATATAAGCATTCTacaaataatgttaaatttttatatttacataaacgtAATTTAAAGTTGGTACAGAACTTTTTCCACAGCAAGCCTACTGTAATTTTAGGAATAGAATCTAGCTGTGATGACACAGCTTGTGGAATTGTTGATGCTAATGGACAAATTTTAGGTGAAGCAATTAGTTCTCAACATCTGACACATttgaa TCTTGGAGGAATAATTCCATCAGTTGCAAGAGTATtacataaaaagaatattacagAAACTTGTGAGAATGCATTAAGAGCTGCAAATCTAAAGTTAAAAGATATTGATGCGATAGCTACAACTGTAAAACCTGGTCTTCCTATGTCTCTTAGAGTTGGAACacaatttggaaaatatttagcaCAAATTGGGAAGAAACCTCTTATACCGATACATCACATGGAAGCTCATGCTTTAACAGCAAGAATGAACAGAGAg ATTGATTTCCcatatcttattttattagtttctGGAGCCCATTGTTTACTAGCAATTGttgataatgtaaataaattttatttacttggtACTTCTGTCAATAATGCACCTGGGGAGGTGTTTGATAAG GTTGCACGAAGactcaaattaaaaaatattccagaATTTAGTACTTTAAATGGAGGCCTAGCTATAGAAATTGCAGCAAATAAAGCATCAAACATTGAACAGTTCTTATTTCCAGCTGTAATGACAAGATACCGTGACTGTAATTTTAGTTTTTCTGGTCACTTAACTCTTTGTAGAAAGTACATtgaattagaagaaaaaaaccATAACATAGTGGGTGATGCAGTGATTCCTGATGCATATAATTTATGTGCAGCACTTCAATTAGCTATGGTAACACATATTTGTCATAGGACTCAACGAGCaatggaatttattaataaaatgtcattatttcctaaaaataaacgaacattG GTTATATCTGGAGGAGTAGCATGTAATAATTTCCTAGCTAAAGCATTGAATATTGTGAGTACTGAATTAGGTTATAGCTTTATAAGAACTCCACCTAAATTATGCACTGATAATGGGACGATGATAGCATGGAATGGAATAGAAAAATGGATTGCAGATGTAGACATCATCAGAAAtccaaatgaaattgaaaaaatcgaGATAGAAAAGACGGCTCCACTTGGAGAAAATTggattaaaaaaatagaagcaGCAGACTTAAGGTGTGaatggataaaaataaagaaaaaacttttctaa
- the Eloa gene encoding transcription elongation factor elongin A isoform X1 translates to MMTVVDKIKHYQRSIEKCDDNEDRILHCISKLSSLPVTVQHLQETGVGRTVNALRKYDGGIGDAAKALVAKWKAMVASEGTSEGEDEDEACVPDAPESYSDSRESPKGAEENPERYKTEGGGKHVHRHKSEKNEISCNNKYTSKHESKLKSVEDQSISNSDITKNSTSDLEKQKKHDKTKHSHKNELGSDKKSSKDTKSACKKDETHSSKHRSHSKTNNTEKHSNRPMDSNNLLKSSDEAHKRKSDDSNSMNKESKRRKISDSDSDESKSRVYPHVSYSFEKHNNSTILNSVKMKEEPKDKDMLIKSEIKHEKKDSHDKSKSTCSKNRTDSSSCKLKQTYEKQKHKSDIHTNHNKDETKHSDQHSNKDSSESKHHSSSYKKHHDKNKNRYKKEEHKDGKDKDENKSNKDSKYSKHGSKESKDLVKLKQEINGDEGIDCHSGASFAEALGMCTMAPTSKKRTNSSPNTSTAKMFKAEQSTASNKKIAVRSESTSDILQTPSLLTTNMKLEPLSVDLASTLPEISPNYKPLPYVNPVHRKEEDKALTDVMYVKNQRTKVYSGNKSGYTTVPTLFEICTRVLIENIDAIEFTGGVPFYIIKPVLERATADQLFMLEHHNPYLVEDTDKLWQYHCNREFRNKQREEMETWREMYMRCLDEREEKLKTLTANIKQSIDKSVPVRSTKLAYVDNVVKPPRNVLKKQVKYGTANSVPNTVSTIKKKLISGGGPTAATNISVPSPPVSRTKSSKKTKAPLMAKALQLIKGRYKR, encoded by the exons ATGATGACTGTAGTGGATAAAATTAAGCATTATCAGCGAAGTATTGAAAAGTGTGACGATAATGAGGATAGG ATACTTCATTGTATTTCAAAACTATCGAGTCTGCCTGTAACAGTGCAGCATCTTCAAGAAACTGGTGTAGGACGCACAGTAAATGCTTTGAGGAAATATGATGGTGGTATAGGAGATGCTGCTAAGGCGCTTGTTGCAAAATGGAAAGCAATGGTTGCTAGTGAAGGAACTAGTGAAGGTGAAGATGAAGATGAAGCATGTGTTCCTGATGCACCTGAGAGCTATAGTGACAGTCGTGAGTCTCCAAAAGGAGCTGAGGAGAATCCTGAAAG GTATAAAACTGAAGGAGGTGGAAAACATGTTCATAGACATAAGTcagaaaagaacgaaatatCATGCAACAATAAATATACTTCTAAACATGAATCCAAATTGAAATCTGTTGAAGATCAGTCAATAAGTAATAGTGATATTACTAAAAATTCAACTAGTGAtctagaaaaacaaaaaaagcaTGATAAAACTAAACATAGCCATAAAAATGAATTGGGAAGTGATAAAAAATCTTCAAAGGATACTAAAAGTGCCTGTAAGAAAGATGAAACTCACAGTTCTAAACATCGTAGTCATAGTAAGACTAATAACACAGAAAAACATTCTAATAGACCTATGGATAGTAATAACTTACTCAAAAGTAGCGACGAGGCTCATAAACGCAAAAGTGATGATTCAAATAGTATGAACAAAGAAAGtaaacgaaggaaaatttcAGATAGTGACAGTGATGAAAGTAAATCTCGTGTGTATCCTCATGTATCCTATAGTTTTGAAAAGCATAATAATAGTACCATATTAAATTCagttaaaatgaaagaagagcCTAAGGATAAAGATATGTTAAttaaaagtgaaattaaaCATGAAAAGAAAGACTCTCATGACAAATCAAAGAGCACCTGTAGCAAAAATCGGACTGATTCATCTAGTTGTAAATTAAAACAGACATATGAAAAACAGAAACATAAAAGTGATATACATACAAATCATAATAAAGATGAAACTAAACATAGTGATCAGCATTCTAATAAGGATTCTTCAGAATCAAAACATCACAGTTCCTCTTATAAGAAACATcatgataaaaacaaaaatagataTAAGAAAGAGGAGCATAAGGATGGGAAAGATaaagacgaaaataaaagcaataaaGATTCAAAGTATTCAAAACATGGATCAAAAGAATCAAAGGATTTGGTAAAATTGAAGCAAGAAATAAATGGAGACGAGGGAATAGATTGTCATTCAG GTGCCAGTTTTGCAGAAGCATTAGGTATGTGTACAATGGCTCCGACATCTAAAAAACGTACTAACAGCTCTCCAAATACAAGTACAGCAAAAATGTTCAAAGCAGAACAATCAACTGCAAGTAATAAAAAGATAGCAGTGAGAAGTGAATCAACAAGTGATATTTTACAG ACACCATCTCTTTTAACAACAAATATGAAGTTAGAGCCATTAAGTGTAGATTTGGCATCTACATTACCAGAGATTAGCCCTAATTACAAGCCACTGCCATATGTTAATCCTGTTCATCgcaaagaagaagataaagCTCTTACAGATGTAATGTATGTTAAAAATCAAAG gaCAAAAGTATATTCAGGAAATAAATCTGGTTATACAACAGTACCAACTTTGTTTGAGATATGTACAAGGGTATTGATAGAGAATATCGATG CAATTGAATTTACTGGTGGTGTGCctttttatatcataaaaCCTGTTCTTGAACGTGCAACAGCAGATCAGTTATTTATGTTGGAACATCATAATCCCTATTTGGTTGAAGACACAGATAAATTATGGCAATATCACTGTAATCgtgaatttagaaataaacaaagagaagaaatggaaacatGGCGTGAGATGTATATG cGATGTTTAGacgaacgagaagaaaaattgaaaacgcTCACagctaatataaaacaatcaaTAGACAAATCTGTACCAGTAAGATCCACTAAACTTGCATATGTAGATAATGTTGTTAAACCTCCAAGAAATGTTCTTAAAAAGCAAGTTAAATATGGCACTGCAAATTCTGTACCTAATACTGTATCtactataaaaaagaaattaattagtgGTGGAGGACCAACAGCTGCTACAAATATTTCCGTTCCATCACCACCTGTATCACGTACAAAATCat caaaaaaaacaaaagcacCACTAATGGCAAAAGctttacaattaataaaagGGCGATATAAACGGTAG